In Salvelinus namaycush isolate Seneca chromosome 15, SaNama_1.0, whole genome shotgun sequence, a genomic segment contains:
- the LOC120059976 gene encoding cytosolic 5'-nucleotidase 1A-like, whose translation MPASAAITLTSSLKRPLGSDALAISSARTPDPKPQNAITIAVSSRVLFNMDKEQQIYEQKGMEDYLKYQIEHEMEPFAPGPAFPFVKALEAVNTRLRELYPESEELFDVVLMTNSHAHAGLRLINTINHHQLFIERFCMTGGNSPIGYLKAYHTNLYLSADPMKVREALEEGIAAATMFNPPEKRTEVSETQLRVAFDGDAVLFSDESERIFKAHGLDKFFEHEKTHENTLLDHGPLKGFLESLGKLQKKFYAKDQRLDCPIRTYLVTARSAASSGTRALKTLRSWGLETDEALFLAGAPKGPMLEKIRPHIFFDDQMFHVEGATQLGTVAAHVPYGVAQKLPQQKPAKENTKDFSAATK comes from the exons ATGCCCGCTTCAGCCGCCATCACTCTAACGTCCTCCCTCAAGCGGCCTCTGGGCTCCGACGCCCTAGCGATCTCCTCAGCCAGAACCCCCGAC CCAAAGCCTCAGAATGCCATCACCATTGCGGTGTCATCGCGTGTCCTCTTCAACATGGATAAGGAGCAGCAGATCTACGAACAGAAAGGCATGGAGGACTACCTCAAGTACCAGATAGAGCATGAGATGGAGCCCTTCGCCCCTGGCCCTGCTTTTCCTTTCGTTAAG GCTCTGGAGGCAGTGAATACTCGGCTGAGGGAGCTGTACCCTGAGAGTGAGGAGCTCTTTGACGTTGTGCTCATGACCAACAGCCACGCACACGCCGGTCTCCGACTCATAAACACCATCAACCACCACC AGCTCTTCATTGAGCGTTTCTGTATGACGGGTGGGAACAGTCCCATTGGGTACCTGAAGGCTTACCACACTAACCTGTACCTGTCTGCTGACCCCATGAAGGTCCGAGAGGCCCTGGAGGAGG ggATCGCAGCAGCCACCATGTTTAATCCACCAGAGAAGAGAACAGAAGTGTCAGAGACTCAGCTGCGGGTGGCCTTCGATGGGGACGcagtgctcttctctgacgagtcaGAGCGCATCTTTAAGGCCCACGGACTGGACAAGTTCTTTGAGCATGAGAAGACACACGAAAACACGCTTCTTGATCAT ggACCACTGAAAGGGTTCCTGGAGTCTCTGGGGAAACTGCAAAAGAAGTTCTATGCCAAGGATCAGCGTCTGGACTGCCCCATCCGTACCTACCTGGTGACGGCACGCAGCGCAGCCAGCTCAGGCACCCGGGCCCTGAAGACACTGCGATCCTGGGGCCTGGAGACAGACGAGGCCCTCTTCCTTGCTGGGGCCCCTAAGGGGCCAATGCTGGAGAAGATCCGGCCTCACATATTCTTTGACGATCAGATGTTCCATGTGGAGGGAGCTACGCAGCTGGGGACCGTGGCAGCTCATGTGCCATATGGTGTGGCTCAGAAACTGCCCCAGCAGAAGCCTGCTAAGGAGAACACTAAAGACTTTAGCGCTGCCACCAAGTAG